From Rhineura floridana isolate rRhiFlo1 chromosome 12, rRhiFlo1.hap2, whole genome shotgun sequence:
ttgGGTTTTGTTTCCTATTTATATATCATcgagggccagagcttggaaaagttacttttttgaactacaactcccatcagccctaggcaacatggccactggattaggctgatgggagctgtagttcaaaaaagtaacttttccaagctctgaattcgaGGCAGATAATCGCCTTTGAGTCTGCCTCTTGCCTCGGGTTAATGGATGTTAATGACGATTGTTATCATACCTACACAGCCGTTAGGAATGCATCAATGCAGAGAAAATACAATTACGAAGCTAATTAcgtaaaatcggggggggggggacagaaaaaacATCCGTGCCAATTACAGCTGCGGCAAGAAACCAGTGCCGGTCCGAAAAGACAGTGGTCTGTCGGATTCAGTCGAAATCCAGTACCAAGTTTGATTAGcagatattattttataatagatattattttaggagaaattgcttgcaaaactgtgtgcaGTCAAAACCACATGCAAAAATGTGATTAGTAGCagaaattcacacgaaaatgctgaagaattttcaggaggattttttttaattgcaaattgctgcaaaactgaatttaagattggagaaatgagaatgGAAATGACATTTTTTTTTCATCGTGACTTGGAAGCATAAGCAGGTGTAATTGTGCATACTAGCACTTTCATCTTATTGAACACACTTTGTCTTCAGCACACAGTATCCCACCACATTCCACTGTACACAACCGATTTCACAGTGTAAACATCCCTGGCATTAAAACCTGCTCCAGCCTGCCAGCATGGTGCAGGTCTATCAACCAATCACTttcatatcccatccttcctccaaaatACTCAGGGCAGTGTAAACAAGAGTtatcctattttatcctcacaacaaccctgtgaggtagattaggctgaaaggaaagtggctggctacagttacccagtgagcttcatggctaagcagggatttgaacctgggtttccccagtcctagcccagCACTCTTATCTACTGCATGGCACGGGGTCTTCACTCCAACATGACTCATCTCTCACACATGGCCTTGTAAACTAGGCCTTGggtaactttttttctttctgccagCCAGATCATGAAGATGGACCCAGAGTGAGTTGGGATGTCAATGGCCCTTCAGATGGCCATTGGCATTCAAGTTCATCTCTTTGTTCCATTGACTCCTCCAGGCATGGTATTTCTTCATGCTTTTTCGCCGAGCAAATCGGCAGATACTAACCATGAACACCCAAGAAACAACGTACATTATCACGCCCCCAACCTTGATGAACCACCTGGGTTTGGGCGACATCAACACGCAGTACATCAGCCAGGCCCCGACCCCAATCCTCACCCCTGTGAAGAGCACCACAAAGAGGAAATCCACCACATCCCCCACAAAAGTGTGGTACAGCCCTTTCTCCCGGAGAAACCAACGGGCCTGCAGGAGTGGGTTGGTGATCTCGCTGCCGAAGACGACACCATTGACCTCCGCAGCAGACTCGCCCAGGGCAAGGGAGATGGTGATTCCCAGAATGCTGACAGTGTGATGGGCCAGCATCAGTGCCCCTTCTGCCTGGAAATAGACACACCAACCAAGGTCAAAGAGGAAATAACCCAAGCTCATGCACAACGCATGGATCTGGAGGGTGGTGTTAGGCGACCCTGAAAGGAAAGGCAAAAATAAGGTCAGACTGAGTCCAGCCCAtaatatgggaagctgccttatagcaactTAGTAATCACTGGCCCAACAAGCTCAGTATCATTCACAccaactggaagcagctctctagggttttaggcaggggacatTTGCTGCCatacctgggactttctgtaagCAAAGTTGATGCTCTGCTactgtgctatttatttatttatttatttattttattaaatttctataccgccccatagccgaagctctctgggcggtgtacaaactaaaacttccatctatgTCCCATCCCATGCAACAAGGAGTCTCAGGTGATACACACCATGGAATACCTTAATTTCAGCCAGGGACATTGTTAGGGGTTGACCAAAAACAGCCTCTAAAAGCCTAAGTTTGGGCCTATATTTAAAAATTAGCGTCTGCAAATATTATGCAGATTTGTCTCATGGGGTGTGATGGGGCTGCgtctctgtctttttttttaaagacgcaGCAACTCCTCTGATTCTATTTCCAGCCCCTGATCCAAGAGCTGAGCCACAGTCAGCAGAAGCATGTGATGAAGATCATGTGGAGGGGAACAGCATAGTTTGAATGGTTCCCCCATAATAAAAACAACCCAGAACTTCTACACTGAAAAAatgagcatgtcagggagaagggccGGATCCGGTGACCTCTAGGAAGCATGCAAATTGAGAAAAGTTTATATCATGCACTTATCTTTACATAATCGTTTGTCAGCATGGGAAGTGGCCAATCACTATACAGAATCAACCAGAGCTTTCCCTCATGACCTTTGTTCATAAAAGCTTCTACATCATTTGCAAAGTTTGCAGCCTATTTGCCTATTGTTAAGTGCTAGAATTTTTTTTCAATGAATGTTGAGATTTTCAGGATCTTCAGCTACAAACCCATATCCAAATTACAACTTGTTAGTAATGTATAAAACTATCACGTTAGTAAAATACAGAATTACTAACCCAATGGCATGCAATAAATTccataaattattttaatatttcataTTGCCCCCTTGATCCAATACAATAGCTTTATTATAAATATCATGTTTCCACCACTCCCAAATTTAGGATCTTTTtttcttctaaactaaaaaggcccaaatgctttagcccaaggatgggaaacctgtggccatccagatgttattagactacaactcccatcatccctgaccactggctatgctggctggggctgatgggtgttggagtccaaccatatctggagggccacaggttacccgcCCCTGAAATaatggcagctttattttcagtcccCTTCCTTATCACCCCTAATGCAGACTTCGCTGCTTTTGCTGCCTCCGTGATGCTTTCAGCAAGTGCGGAACCCACTTCTAATCCAAGGTAAAAGGGTTGTAGTGTACCTGGGTAAGACATAGGCCACGGGCCATCAATGAAGCCGATGTAGCCGGAGAGGCAAGTGGCAAGGACCCCGTGAGTCAGAGTGACCAATCGGCAGCTCCACTCATAGGTGCGGTCTTTGAACCAATGACAAGACCAAGTGTAGAGGGAGAACCAGCCAATCAGGCTGAAGGCCACCCAGAGGACCATGGTGGCCACCATTCTGTGATGGGAGAGAGGGGAGAAATAAGAGGTGTAAGAGTTAAATCCCTTAAATTTCGCAAGCAACCACACGCCACACACATGGGCCACACACACGCCACACACACTGGGATTGCTTGCCATAAATCACACCTTCTAATAGTGAACTTGGGTAGCAAGTGCCAATGACTATGACTAGGGGCCATTGAGAATTTGGAGAAACCAGAGGGCGATACCAGCATGCTCAGAGAAACTCCCAAGGTTAGCACAGTacaaaaagatctttaaaaaaaaaaaaacctatggggaaaacaaacacaatcccaaatcactgagcatgctcagtggcacaGAACGTTGAGGGTCAGTTGGGAAAGAAAACTAGAAAATTGGTTAGGGTGCTGGAATGGAGCATCCTAGAGGAGGGTATGTCTGGCTGCTCCTGCTCACTACTGAACGGCGTGGGAGGACGCTGATTGGTCATGTCGCTTCTGATTACCTGGTggtagggaggaggggggaggcagtGGTGAAGtcggtgcagtgcaaatgcactggtggcACCAGTCCAGTGCTCCCCCAATGCAtctgcactgcaccaacctctcTGCAGCCTTGCCCTCCCTCTCTGCAGCCTTGCCCTCCCTCTCTGCTTCCCCATACACAGTAGCGACGCAACCTGCTCCTGCTACAAGGTGATgagacactgcaacattttgttgcaggccccccACTTGTAATTTCTATACCTGGTTGCCTTTGCTCATGGATGAGCATTCTCAAATGTTTGCAAAGAAAAACCTGACACTGCAGCCTTTTATGCAGACCACTGA
This genomic window contains:
- the LOC133368281 gene encoding TLC domain-containing protein 5-like isoform X2; translation: MVATMVLWVAFSLIGWFSLYTWSCHWFKDRTYEWSCRLVTLTHGVLATCLSGYIGFIDGPWPMSYPGSPNTTLQIHALCMSLGYFLFDLGWCVYFQAEGALMLAHHTVSILGITISLALGESAAEVNGVVFGSEITNPLLQARWFLREKGLYHTFVGDVVDFLFVVLFTGVRIGVGAWLMYCVLMSPKPRWFIKVGGVIMYVVSWVFMVSICRFARRKSMKKYHAWRSQWNKEMNLNANGHLKGH
- the LOC133368281 gene encoding TLC domain-containing protein 5-like isoform X1, with the protein product MKELGGSVPRATDFFLHVDADFRMVATMVLWVAFSLIGWFSLYTWSCHWFKDRTYEWSCRLVTLTHGVLATCLSGYIGFIDGPWPMSYPGSPNTTLQIHALCMSLGYFLFDLGWCVYFQAEGALMLAHHTVSILGITISLALGESAAEVNGVVFGSEITNPLLQARWFLREKGLYHTFVGDVVDFLFVVLFTGVRIGVGAWLMYCVLMSPKPRWFIKVGGVIMYVVSWVFMVSICRFARRKSMKKYHAWRSQWNKEMNLNANGHLKGH
- the LOC133368281 gene encoding TLC domain-containing protein 5-like isoform X3 yields the protein MKELGGSVPRATDFFLHVDADFRMVATMVLWVAFSLIGWFSLYTWSCHWFKDRTYEWSCRLVTLTHGVLATCLSGYIGFIDGPWPMSYPGSPNTTLQIHALCMSLGYFLFDLGWCVYFQAEGALMLAHHTVSILGITISLALGESAAEVNGVVFGSEITNPLLQARWFLREKGLYHTFVGDVVDFLFVVLFTGVEGFELLRKFC